One Panicum virgatum strain AP13 chromosome 3N, P.virgatum_v5, whole genome shotgun sequence DNA segment encodes these proteins:
- the LOC120663329 gene encoding uncharacterized protein LOC120663329 → MAPGTSRLKVNYDIPEDVLCENIFSRLPFKLVTCLKTMSKHCYMQITNNTKFATKQARLCPSCPALIQIGFLINSDGHYDYYLNVISSTPTLVGVPSSRLGFLGSCIDNKGSFSLLASTNGLLCIQYISDVKRYRARTILIANPATQQAQPIPGAAQHLFQGRVVGLVFDPPNEPSSIKEHNIDQPKEQLSSEEHKFKIVQAIPTKNISYTTMEFCFVIFSSGTGRWVMSNTIVNANIKEDECDKVVYASGVLYWDYQDSLLWFDVSKSSGGIIKMPWMIQGSKSEKWDRHSIDTSIDDVLVCTTITKDGLAIYRLVEGGIHYWELMHKKEWKSIMEVSGDAFQFCHSMRLRSCWQSKFCERWVVRPFGLASGRWLYLGVSEEWSTLDKVLLYDLESGKVEDLGRDLSDQFNLTSIFGYRNSMAALPPIVVPPLQGRICDGDPGGCICALK, encoded by the coding sequence atggCTCCAGGAACATCAAGATTGAAAGTCAACTACGACATACCTGAAGATGTCTTATGCGAGAACATCTTTTCACGGCTGCCATTCAAGTTAGTGACATGCTTGAAGACTATGTCCAAGCACTGCTACATGCAAATCACCAACAATACTAAGTTTGCTACTAAACAGGCAAGACTCTGTCCATCATGCCCTGCACTCATCCAAATCGGCTTCCTCATCAATTCTGATGGCCATTATGATTATTACCTTAATGTGATTTCATCAACACCTACACTCGTTGGTGTCCCGTCATCAAGACTAGGCTTCCTGGGTAGCTGTATAGATAATAAGGGGAGCTTCAGTCTGCTGGCATCAACAAATGGTCTTCTGTGCATTCAGTATATTTCTGATGTTAAACGTTATCGAGCACGGACCATCCTCATTGCTAATCCGGCAACACAACAAGCACAACCAATTCCGGGTGCCGCTCAACACCTATTCCAGGGTAGGGTTGTAGGACTTGTGTTTGATCCACCCAATGAACCGTCTTCAATCAAGGAGCACAATATTGATCAACCCAAGGAACAACTTTCATCAGAAGAGCACAAGTTCAAGATTGTCCAAGCAATCCCAACTAAAAACATAAGTTACACCACAATGGAGTTCTGCTTTGTCATATTCTCGTCAGGCACGGGCCGGTGGGTCATGTCTAATACTATAGTTAATGCAAACATCAAGGAAGATGAATGCGACAAAGTGGTCTATGCAAGTGGTGTCCTATACTGGGACTATCAGGACAGTTTGCTTTGGTTTGATGTTTCTAAAAGTTCAGGAGGCATCATCAAAATGCCATGGATGATACAAGGATCCAAGTCTGAGAAGTGGGACCGTCATAGCATCGATACCTCCATCGACGACGTACTTGTGTGCACAACCATTACTAAGGATGGCTTGGCCATCTACCGGCTTGTGGAAGGAGGTATCCATTATTGGGAGCTCATGCACAAGAAAGAATGGAAAAGTATTATGGAGGTGAGTGGCGATGCATTCCAGTTCTGCCACTCGATGAGGCTGCGCAGTTGCTGGCAATCTAAGTTTTGTGAGCGGTGGGTGGTGAGACCATTTGGGTTAGCGAGTGGGCGATGGCTGTATCTAGGAGTGAGTGAGGAATGGAGTACATTGGATAAGGTGTTACTTTATGACTTGGAAAGTGGCAAGGTGGAAGACCTCGGAAGGGATTTGAGCGACCAATTTAACTTGACGTCTATTTTTGGATACCGAAATAGCATGGCAGCTCTTCCACCCATTGTTGTGCCACCATTGCAAGGCAGAATTTGTGATGGTGATCCTGGCGGTTGCATATGTGCATTAAAATGA